AATAcgtatcacagtgatttacaccgtgacaaaaacctcctcactgaacacttctgcttttGAATCTCTTTCACATTTAACGCTCCTTGTAACTGCTCTACTCAAGAATTTGTAATGACATCAAACAAGTGTCCTAAATGTATTCTGGACAGAAAACCTCATCTCATTTATTACTAcacataagaagaaaaaactttaGTCAACAAAGAGGAGCTTGTATTTagaatataaatcacacaagtgaagagaaaagaaaagaaaccatcttgtgatgtttgtgttttaaaatcatgacAAACACTATCACCTCCAAATGAATGTGACATGAATATGATATTAGTGTGTACAGAGTGAAGGGAACTTTAATACGATGCAGAAGAAgatcatgtttgtgtctcattatgagtttctgttgatttttatgACTAATAACAGAAATAACAGGACAGATTTACAGCTCATaaaaagatgaaacattttaatcagcTCAACTAACAGAGATggactttatgttttatacataAACTTTTGTTGGACCCTCAGGTTATTTACTAGATTCAAAGAAGATCATCAGAActccaaagacaacaacaacatgacaaacaggaacaaacagacataaatcctgtctgttattaatgaatgaaaacagtgctgagtgtgtaaactcctcctcctcttcctcttcctccttctctccctcctcctcctcctctcctcagtgtctttataagcttcagtgtctcttctcctcacactccaaccctgctcacctctcagctggacagtaagggacgtttacagcacacactgacaacatgctggggaccctgtgcactctcatcactgctctaacatgtaaggaggctgacttactgcagctttgagctcatgttggattcatcagtctgtgtgtttctcttgactccatgtcatcttgttgtttccaggtgtgagtgctgtgacgctggtgacacagaagcctcctgttgtgactctgaggagaggagagacagccacCATGGACTGTAACCTGGGGACTGTGACTGACCAAATAGCTTGTTGGTACAAACAGATTCCAGGAGGAGTTCCTCAGTTTATTCTGAGCAACTATCACAGCTGGAGCTCTCCAAGCTATGgctctggtttctcctctccaaagttCACATCCACTCATCAGTCACAATCAGATTATCGTTTGATCAtcagcactgtggaggagagagactcagcagtTTATTACTGTAAGACATATGACAGCTCTGTCAGTGAGTAcgtatcacagtgatttacaccgtgacaaaaacctcctcactgaacacttctgctttttgtcaCTGCACTTAACTTTGACCACAATGAAGCCACAAAAGAAATTCAACGCTATTAATATTACAGTGCATACATTTCAATACACTATTATTCATCTTGTGTGATTTTTTCAATGTTGGTTAAATATTCTCTGGTTAAAGAATTATCATGTTGTGTCTCCTGTTCTTTGAGTCAGCTCTTGTCTCACACGTTCATCAACAGGTCCAGAACtgatgcaaaaacacaacatgtctaCATTCCCTGAGCAGATAGATTCAAAGGAAcacttgctgtgtttttcttaacttctcAAATGTGCTTCTCTTATCTGACAGACAAACTGTCTGTAACCTTGTCATCAAAAAGAAGAGGTGTCATCTCTTCTTTTTACCCGTCCTGTCTGCTGTCTTATAAGATCAGGGGGAGTTTCAGTCCATCAACCTGACTGGAGTTTGTCCAGTATATctatttgaataaaatatactCTCCATCACATCCAGCTTACTGCTCAGTATAGACTGCAGCTTGTTGCATGTTGCACAGAGCCTAGACATCTACCAGTTCTCCTGACACAGGGTCTGTGTGAGTCAGGCTGGGACCACAGGATCACATACGAGGTTTCATTTGAAGTATTATAGTAGAGGAGCTCTGGAGCAGCAGACAGTTTGCTTCCACCTTCACATGTGCTGCAgtcttcagtcactgtctgtccAAAGAGAGGAATTGTGATACTGACATGTTCTCTCTGTATGTTCTGTCTAATTCACAGGCATACAATCACTGGGTTAGTGACAGTGTTTCACATTGATTCGGAAACAATTGatttcatacacacaaacacacacacattctcaccttgtcattgtgtgtgtttgtgtgttctttacTATGGTGTTGTATTTTCTGTAGCAGCAGCCTCTTCATTATGTCTTGTGTTCATGCAGAGAAGATTTTACACTTCACAGAATATGAGACACCAACACATGTAGAAAGTAAGTCGATAAACCACCTTTACAAGAatctctttaaacatttttcttgtttgatttgttgtgtttaagaAAAGTAACCCTTTTTTGTACTCAACATAccattttatgaaaatgcacTTTACCTTTATCCATGAAGACAGATGGAAACTACTggcaatgtagagtcaccaattgacctaatgagcatgtctggactgtgggaggaatccagagtacctggagagagCCCACGCATGCACGGGAGCAAACTCCAAACAGAGAGGCCCTGTCCAACATACAATTCAGACTTGAAAAGCTTCTGTTTCTAGATTATGAAtttcacagcaacaaaattGATTCATTATCAACGACCACCTCTTCATAGAACTCTATTCACATTTACATCGTGTTataaaggtttctttttggTACAATCATGAAGAAActtgaacaaaacaagaaaggatACTAAACAAAGTGTTCTTCAGGGTGAAAAGAGTTTGATAAaagtccatcagtgttgttgtaatgttagcagactgaTGAAAGAATGACATGTTGACAGTGAAAGTTGCTCTCAACAGGATGTTTCAGTTCCACTCCCCTCATTAGTGAAAGtcaggaggtttttgtacagccatGTATACAAACTGAATCACTGTGGTATTCGGACAAGGCACCAAGCTGATTGTGACGAGTAAGTACTTTGAAACTCATCATGAAATGAGAGAGATTTGATCATTCTTATTCAAACTGATCAGTAAtcatcatttgttatttaactcattgttcagatatatttttgtgtgaacaacacacatttatatttagttcTCTTTCTGACACCAGACTATGTCTTGGAATGAAACGGAAAGCTTTCAAAAAGGTTTCAACATTTGTATGAAATAGTTTCTGTCAATTCTGAAGTATGTTGATGTTTGAGGAATGTTGAACAGTTCAGatcaaattacaaaatgtgacaattCATGTCCAAATATAAACGGCATGTTTGATCCTTTCTAAACCTTTGTTGAATCAtctctaaaatgtttcttacaatGTGATATGAAGAATTCAAACTTCTAAACTTCtcgtgtttcaaatgtttaaagtttttgatGAGTTAGTTTTTTCAATGAAAAACATGCTCTGGATTATTTCCTCATTTCTAAGTGTTAGATAGTTGGTTagaaaaaagatttttaattgttatttcaggacagttgtttcatatttcacaaaGTGTCTTTATGATATTGTTACTGTCATAACAAATGATCCTGATTGATGAATGACTCATCATTTTGATCAtcatttcatgatgtttttacatGTGATGACAACATTCTTTACTGCAGCCTGTTTGTCAAACTGTGAACAAAACTAATGAGTTGATGGTCTCTGTCATACTTTGTATTGAATGACTTCACTTGTACTCATGTGTtcaatgtcctgtgtgtgtgtgtgtgtgtgtgtgtgtgtgtgtgtgtgtgtgtgtgtgtgtgtgtgtgtgtgtgtgtgtgtgtgtgtgtgtgtgtgtgtgtgtttcaggctccagcctctctcctcctgtcctcacaGTCTTCCCTCCGTCCAGTGCTGAGCTCCAGTCCAACAAAGCCTCTCtggtctgtctgtcctctcagtCTGTGCCTTTTGCAGATGTGAGCTGGTCTGCTGCTGGGAGTCCAGTGAGCAGTGGGATCTCTACCAGCACGGCCGTTCAGCAACCAGACCAGACTTTCCAAATCAGCAGCTATCTGTCCATCCAGACGTCAGACTGGAACATGGACAAGGTCTACACATGTCGAGTGTCTTTGGGCTCCCAGACTTCAGAGAAAACCTTCAACAAGTCCCACTGTTCCACTGAAGACCagtagaggagcagagggaccaTTTCTAATCTGCTTCTTGACTCTTTGTGCTGTTTGCTCATTACAAGGTTCACATCTTACAGTATATGTCTGCATGCTTGTAATACATGTTGTGACCTCTAGGTGGAGGTGATGGATCAGCTTTGCAACTTGCTACAGATTCATTAATTATGCAAtacaaaatgtgattaatgaagaattttctttaattgaactcatgaataaaaataacaaaaaaataaataaatgattgaagTGTTTATTTCCTCATTACTGATGTTTGTCTTACCAAC
This Labrus bergylta chromosome 16, fLabBer1.1, whole genome shotgun sequence DNA region includes the following protein-coding sequences:
- the LOC109993746 gene encoding immunoglobulin lambda-1 light chain-like isoform X1; translation: MLGTLCTLITALTCVSAVTLVTQKPPVVTLRRGETATMDCNLGTVTDQIACWYKQIPGGVPQFILSNYHSWSSPSYGSGFSSPKFTSTHQSQSDYRLIISTVEERDSAVYYCKTYDSSVSEYVFGQGTKLIVTSSSLSPPVLTVFPPSSAELQSNKASLVCLSSQSVPFADVSWSAAGSPVSSGISTSTAVQQPDQTFQISSYLSIQTSDWNMDKVYTCRVSLGSQTSEKTFNKSHCSTEDQ
- the LOC109993746 gene encoding immunoglobulin lambda-1 light chain-like isoform X2, which codes for MLGTLCTLITALTCVSAVTLVTQKPPVVTLRRGETATMDCNLGTVTDQIACWYKQIPGGVPQFILSNYHSWSSPSYGSGFSSPKFTSTHQSQSDYRLIISTVEERDSAVYYCKTYDSSVSEYVFGQGTKLIVTSSSLSPPVLTVFPPSSAELQSNKASLVCLSSQSVPFADVSWSAAGSPVSSGISTSTAVQQPDQTFQISSYLSIQTSDWNMDKVYTCRVSLGSQTSEKTFNKSHCSTEDQ
- the LOC109993746 gene encoding immunoglobulin lambda-1 light chain-like isoform X3; translated protein: MLGTLCTLITALTCVSAVTLVTQKPSVVTLRRGETATMDCNSALDGPRFYKQIPGGVPQFILNYYHSWSSPKYGSGFSSPKFTCTHQSGSDYRFTINNVEERDSAVYYCQTWDDSVKEYVFGQGTKLIVTSSSLSPPVLTVFPPSSAELQSNKASLVCLSSQSVPFADVSWSAAGSPVSSGISTSTAVQQPDQTFQISSYLSIQTSDWNMDKVYTCRVSLGSQTSEKTFNKSHCSTEDQ